A single Microbacterium protaetiae DNA region contains:
- a CDS encoding hydrolase, with product MTTDGLVQCSTCGVERDSADLPEWCPICVDERQYVDPGGQRWVSPPADAVIALAELESGLWGLEVSGGVGIGQLAKVVVTDAGTVMVDVPAAITADAVAAVRALGPMRAIIPSHPHMFGLQSLWSQALDDAAIYVSAADADWLGRRPAALQLWEGSIEPVPGVVASQPGGHFPGSSVVHWTGTDGAGVLLCSDTIMVNPDRRTVSFLRSYPNRLPLSAAVVERIAAHVDRYDFDRVYSNFGLRIAHDGKAAVAASARRHAAWVRGEFDHLTGPG from the coding sequence GTGACCACCGATGGGCTCGTTCAGTGCAGCACCTGCGGTGTCGAACGCGACAGCGCAGATCTTCCCGAGTGGTGCCCGATCTGCGTCGACGAGCGGCAGTACGTCGACCCCGGTGGCCAACGCTGGGTGTCGCCTCCTGCCGATGCCGTCATCGCGTTGGCCGAACTCGAGTCAGGGTTGTGGGGGCTTGAGGTGTCCGGCGGCGTCGGCATCGGTCAGTTGGCCAAGGTGGTGGTGACGGATGCCGGAACCGTGATGGTCGACGTGCCCGCGGCCATCACCGCCGATGCCGTCGCGGCCGTGCGCGCCCTGGGTCCGATGCGGGCCATCATCCCCTCTCACCCGCACATGTTCGGCCTGCAGTCGCTGTGGTCACAGGCTCTCGATGACGCCGCGATCTACGTGTCGGCGGCCGATGCCGATTGGCTGGGTCGGCGCCCTGCGGCGCTGCAGCTGTGGGAGGGCTCCATCGAACCCGTGCCCGGCGTGGTCGCCTCCCAGCCGGGCGGGCACTTTCCGGGCAGCAGCGTCGTGCACTGGACCGGCACCGATGGCGCCGGTGTGCTGTTGTGCAGCGACACGATCATGGTCAATCCCGATCGCCGGACCGTGTCGTTCCTGCGCTCCTACCCGAACCGCCTTCCACTGTCGGCAGCAGTGGTCGAGCGGATCGCCGCCCACGTCGACCGCTACGACTTCGACCGCGTCTACAGCAACTTCGGGCTGCGTATCGCGCATGACGGCAAAGCTGCGGTCGCGGCATCCGCCCGCCGCCACGCAGCGTGGGTGCGCGGCGAGTTCGACCACCTCACCGGGCCCGGGTAG
- a CDS encoding MarR family winged helix-turn-helix transcriptional regulator — protein sequence MTALLDDSGALVTRRVDHVFALSGRFLDAGDEVTRPEGLSAARGLVLGALQEGPLTPAEIARRRGLTRQTIRESVTRLERSGHIARTGEDKRTFLVELTAHGREALARIEPRRRAWAEQTATAVDEDRLRDAVAVLARLRDATA from the coding sequence ATGACCGCGCTGCTCGACGACTCGGGCGCGCTCGTGACGCGTCGGGTCGACCACGTGTTTGCGCTCTCCGGGCGGTTTCTCGACGCGGGCGACGAGGTCACGCGCCCCGAAGGACTCAGCGCCGCCCGTGGGCTCGTGCTCGGTGCACTGCAGGAGGGGCCGTTGACTCCGGCCGAGATCGCCCGCAGGCGCGGACTGACGCGGCAGACCATCCGCGAGAGCGTGACACGTCTCGAGCGCAGCGGACACATCGCCCGCACCGGGGAGGACAAGCGCACGTTCCTCGTCGAACTGACGGCGCACGGCCGTGAGGCGCTCGCACGCATCGAGCCTCGCCGTCGCGCGTGGGCGGAACAGACCGCGACGGCCGTCGATGAAGACCGGCTGCGCGACGCCGTCGCCGTGCTGGCGCGCCTGCGCGACGCCACCGCGTGA
- a CDS encoding VOC family protein: MNVKTALHRIVISVRSTQAAVGFYRDLLGLTTEAGPQMTRLSDRTIEILLHERSSRPSDLSVALSFRVADLDETCSTWERSGGTVVDPPEQQPWGEWTAVVREPDGHLVCLTQ, encoded by the coding sequence GTGAACGTGAAGACAGCGCTCCACCGGATCGTCATCTCCGTGCGGTCCACGCAGGCCGCAGTGGGTTTCTACCGCGATCTGCTCGGGTTGACCACCGAGGCCGGGCCGCAGATGACGCGCCTGAGTGACCGGACCATCGAGATCCTTCTGCACGAGCGTTCTTCTCGGCCCAGCGACCTTTCGGTCGCGCTGAGCTTCCGCGTCGCCGATCTCGATGAGACGTGCAGCACCTGGGAGCGATCCGGCGGCACCGTGGTAGACCCGCCGGAACAACAGCCCTGGGGCGAATGGACGGCCGTGGTGCGTGAACCGGACGGCCACCTCGTCTGCCTCACGCAATGA
- a CDS encoding PadR family transcriptional regulator — protein sequence MPTNALANPLVLPILGLLVEQPRHPYAVFAELRRRYEYLRVRNATVYTLLNTLARAGWVEEVEQQTSALSTTEAGRDALAERVATELGSSSLSSDAVFMTALAYIGILAPDDAIDALRARRERIRIEQKLLADTLERVDASQLHMIEAHYYLDRLRHDAAWIERTIDRIRDGSLAWR from the coding sequence GTGCCCACGAACGCGCTCGCGAACCCCCTCGTGCTGCCGATCCTCGGTCTACTCGTCGAGCAGCCGCGCCATCCCTACGCGGTGTTCGCTGAGCTTCGCCGGCGATATGAGTACCTGCGCGTGCGAAATGCCACCGTTTACACCCTGTTGAACACACTGGCCCGGGCGGGTTGGGTGGAAGAGGTCGAGCAGCAGACGTCAGCCCTGTCGACGACCGAAGCAGGGCGCGATGCGCTGGCGGAGCGGGTCGCGACGGAGCTTGGCAGCAGCTCACTCTCCAGTGACGCCGTGTTCATGACAGCCCTCGCCTACATCGGCATCCTCGCGCCTGACGACGCGATCGACGCGCTCCGGGCTCGCCGTGAGCGCATCCGAATCGAGCAGAAGCTACTGGCGGACACCCTCGAGCGCGTCGACGCGTCTCAGCTGCACATGATCGAAGCCCATTACTATCTCGACAGGCTCCGCCACGATGCGGCGTGGATCGAGCGCACCATCGACCGGATCCGAGACGGGTCGCTGGCTTGGCGGTGA
- a CDS encoding helix-turn-helix domain-containing protein, with the protein MAKSLVNGLSAGTTIVGQGPRSVASTLVPHARQVQKRLDAASVDALVDGYLAGQTVYELAAEFGIERRTVSAHLHRRGVPMRRRGLSLAQKEEAFALRDRGWSLAQIGARFDVSAGTVRNHLASSAR; encoded by the coding sequence ATGGCAAAGTCCCTGGTCAACGGGCTATCCGCAGGAACCACGATCGTCGGGCAGGGGCCGCGATCTGTTGCATCCACGTTGGTTCCGCACGCTCGACAGGTGCAGAAGCGGCTCGATGCGGCTTCGGTCGACGCCCTGGTAGACGGCTACCTCGCTGGTCAGACGGTGTACGAGCTGGCTGCCGAGTTCGGCATCGAACGCCGCACCGTAAGCGCGCACCTGCACCGGCGAGGCGTCCCGATGCGACGACGCGGCCTGTCGCTCGCGCAGAAAGAGGAAGCGTTCGCGCTGCGGGATCGTGGCTGGTCGTTGGCTCAGATAGGTGCGCGGTTCGACGTCTCGGCGGGGACAGTACGCAATCACTTGGCGTCGTCGGCGCGATGA
- a CDS encoding DUF4062 domain-containing protein: MDNVALLIDQRSASLAASEEDVRAWAAGRRVFVSSLITDMPDERAEVRRAIESVGATAVMFEDLGAQDISAEQAYLSGVRSSEIYVGMWGSRYGVRMPDGYSATHAEFLEAERDGLRLCLFVHGETGGDMDGPQRDLIQGTRNLYTTSPWSDPADLGRRVRRRLEELAAEELAPWGRVGRTLFRVREITNDGKTISLTAAVRSDAVHAELVRLRDNRSGGVPFAAPHTALPVQIVELSTRTVSTIGHEERLTLVTQEQRGSSMRASINGLSADEVFQRALSDGLFGTSTLRQQMGWLARPIDPLEPLRGLGLDDSVVRPVARLLFTERLITEQAASRIDSFTLGPSHQGGRRLRASWTPPQVYVNEPDPAAVSIDGTVSGL; the protein is encoded by the coding sequence ATGGATAACGTGGCGTTGCTGATCGACCAGCGTTCGGCCTCTTTGGCCGCATCCGAGGAGGATGTTCGGGCGTGGGCCGCTGGGCGACGGGTGTTCGTGTCGAGCCTGATCACTGACATGCCTGATGAGCGGGCCGAGGTCCGGCGAGCGATCGAGTCGGTCGGCGCGACAGCGGTGATGTTCGAGGATCTCGGAGCGCAGGACATCTCGGCCGAGCAGGCCTATCTCTCGGGGGTTCGTAGCTCCGAGATTTACGTTGGCATGTGGGGTTCCCGCTACGGCGTGCGGATGCCTGACGGGTACTCGGCCACCCATGCGGAGTTCTTGGAGGCGGAGCGCGACGGGTTGCGGCTGTGCCTGTTTGTCCACGGCGAGACCGGCGGAGATATGGACGGCCCCCAGCGCGATCTGATTCAGGGCACCCGCAACCTTTACACGACGAGCCCGTGGAGTGACCCGGCTGATCTCGGTCGGCGGGTGCGGCGTCGTCTGGAAGAGCTTGCCGCTGAGGAACTGGCGCCATGGGGGCGGGTGGGCAGGACGCTGTTTCGTGTGCGCGAGATCACCAACGACGGGAAGACGATCTCTCTCACCGCGGCGGTGCGCAGCGATGCAGTCCATGCCGAGCTGGTGCGTCTGCGGGACAACCGCTCTGGCGGTGTCCCATTCGCTGCGCCCCATACGGCGCTGCCGGTACAGATTGTGGAGTTGTCGACCAGAACCGTCTCGACCATCGGCCACGAAGAGCGGTTGACACTGGTCACGCAGGAGCAGCGAGGCTCTAGCATGAGAGCCTCCATCAATGGCTTATCGGCCGACGAGGTGTTCCAGCGTGCGCTATCAGACGGGCTCTTCGGCACCTCGACGCTCAGACAACAGATGGGGTGGCTGGCCCGGCCGATCGATCCGCTGGAGCCGCTGCGGGGGCTGGGCCTGGACGACAGCGTCGTGCGGCCGGTAGCAAGGCTATTGTTCACTGAGCGGCTGATTACTGAACAGGCCGCATCGAGGATCGACTCCTTCACGCTTGGCCCCTCCCACCAGGGCGGGCGCCGTCTGCGGGCCAGTTGGACGCCCCCGCAGGTCTACGTGAACGAGCCGGACCCAGCGGCTGTTTCGATCGACGGCACCGTGAGCGGTCTATGA
- a CDS encoding helix-turn-helix domain-containing protein: MIVVDGRTDREKLVELLQLPEQTHLEFKAELDLTAKNDELNFVKDAVSMSNRPPGGYILVGVNDDGTLALPIGAIADRARFDGARLGDLIRKYIEGEVHAISQVHEVDGHEVVLIYLPHHRDGLPVPMSKLGQFQGQNGKQVVVFREGDVLVREGAKNTPLRHAHWNDLLSLRDQRLREEARAQVDLLIADLASAMRAGGAGPAGVPLSVEMADDTFGEAVVSRLEADSDIRLRQFLGRSAALVSNPDERRAALDKITILAAHAMYFERGTLAEKGIDSLFDAYTKLGHGDAAARLDIITRVYVLGSLAVRLRQWAIVHDLSLRPYPPSGDVYIYSSWIRHGQVDASRADLFPKGKGGMMISAARVLMSEQPAMRPDVPESAVPDPGDLAHDDALFNSLCQFDILYCLIVAAEGRHHGSGYPAASAMNQDRADPAFEVVASDPDARAAMFPASDERKIAEAMTQVFTSAERESFGFGGHWWSLPQVAQQFVSNHLGEGT, translated from the coding sequence GTGATCGTCGTTGATGGACGCACTGATCGGGAGAAGCTGGTCGAGCTGCTTCAGTTGCCCGAGCAGACGCACTTGGAGTTCAAGGCCGAGCTGGACTTGACGGCCAAGAACGACGAGTTGAACTTCGTCAAAGACGCGGTCTCGATGAGCAACAGGCCACCTGGTGGGTACATCCTGGTCGGTGTCAATGATGACGGCACCCTGGCTCTTCCTATTGGAGCTATCGCCGATCGAGCTCGCTTCGATGGCGCCCGGTTGGGTGACCTGATCAGGAAGTACATCGAAGGCGAGGTCCATGCGATCTCGCAGGTCCATGAGGTCGATGGACATGAAGTCGTGCTGATCTACCTTCCGCACCATCGGGATGGGCTTCCGGTGCCGATGAGCAAGCTCGGCCAGTTCCAAGGACAGAACGGCAAGCAAGTCGTGGTGTTTCGCGAGGGAGATGTCCTGGTTCGCGAAGGGGCCAAGAACACCCCGCTTCGCCACGCTCACTGGAACGATCTGCTGAGCCTCCGTGACCAACGACTCCGCGAGGAAGCCCGCGCACAGGTGGACTTGCTGATCGCTGACCTAGCTAGTGCCATGCGGGCCGGCGGAGCTGGGCCCGCCGGCGTCCCGCTGTCTGTTGAGATGGCGGACGACACTTTCGGTGAGGCGGTGGTGTCGCGCTTGGAAGCTGACAGCGACATCCGCCTACGGCAGTTCCTCGGACGGTCCGCCGCACTCGTCAGTAACCCCGATGAGCGCCGCGCGGCTCTGGACAAGATCACTATCCTCGCGGCTCACGCGATGTACTTCGAGCGCGGCACCCTTGCCGAAAAAGGGATCGATAGCCTCTTCGACGCCTATACCAAGCTCGGTCACGGAGACGCCGCCGCGCGACTCGACATCATCACGCGCGTGTACGTCCTTGGCAGTCTTGCTGTTCGCCTTCGACAGTGGGCCATCGTTCACGACCTCTCGCTTCGCCCGTACCCGCCCAGCGGGGACGTGTACATCTACTCGTCCTGGATCAGACACGGACAGGTCGACGCAAGCCGTGCTGACCTCTTTCCAAAGGGCAAGGGCGGAATGATGATCTCTGCCGCGCGCGTCCTGATGAGCGAGCAACCGGCCATGCGTCCTGATGTCCCCGAAAGCGCGGTGCCCGACCCCGGCGACCTCGCGCACGACGATGCTCTCTTCAACTCGCTATGCCAGTTCGACATTCTCTACTGCCTGATCGTGGCCGCCGAGGGTCGGCATCACGGGAGCGGATACCCGGCCGCATCGGCGATGAACCAAGACAGGGCTGATCCAGCGTTCGAGGTCGTCGCCAGCGACCCGGACGCGCGCGCAGCGATGTTCCCCGCTTCCGACGAGCGCAAGATCGCCGAAGCGATGACGCAGGTATTCACCAGCGCGGAGCGCGAATCGTTCGGCTTCGGCGGGCATTGGTGGTCACTACCCCAGGTGGCGCAGCAGTTCGTCAGCAACCATCTTGGAGAAGGCACATGA
- a CDS encoding SIR2 family protein, which produces MTELVRRVAAVEDPASIEDAASDPEKWWHDHHGEHLGYSSLLEALAPTPATRQGLLADFFEPSDEEREQRIKTPSRGHLAIAELVKRGSVKVIVTTNFDRLMEQALDAVGIAPQVIARPEAVNGMKPLAHAPATVIKVHGDYLDLGSRNTPAELDQYPEEWVTLLARVFDEYGLVVSGWSAEWDTALVRLIESTPNRRYPLYWDARSGKGANAQKLIAARSGQIIPAAGADELFNELSSALEALDRLAEPPLTTAMAVTRLKRYLPDPVRRIDLHDLVMEATDKVGEGVKNQPLSIDGLDAAILQEVLEAHREQSRQLCALLVAGVWHDLDGAHDRLWMDVLERLIEAGTTRRLGVPVQQVLEQARLYSALLVHTAVGVAATRRGRDPLLIKLATEVMGTVDMGTRIRLPACQIIHPYRVLDKESVNALPRWNGGSGWTYPLSHLLKADVRAIFEDLIPEASDYEDTFHGYEYRMSLLHENTNATYSGVYHAMPGEYVGERAWSWDDRNVPLAEIAFRDAGQRNSDWPWVRLLGGEAGYDQALIDHRGVLENFKYHNMR; this is translated from the coding sequence GTGACGGAGCTGGTGCGTCGGGTCGCAGCCGTCGAGGACCCCGCTTCGATTGAGGATGCCGCCAGTGACCCCGAGAAGTGGTGGCACGATCACCACGGCGAGCACCTCGGGTACTCGTCGCTTCTTGAAGCGCTCGCGCCCACACCGGCGACCAGGCAGGGACTGCTGGCGGACTTCTTCGAGCCGTCCGATGAAGAACGTGAACAACGGATCAAGACACCGAGTAGAGGGCACCTCGCGATCGCCGAGCTGGTTAAGCGGGGATCGGTGAAGGTCATCGTCACCACGAACTTCGACCGGCTCATGGAGCAGGCGCTTGACGCGGTCGGGATCGCCCCGCAGGTGATCGCGCGGCCGGAGGCAGTCAACGGCATGAAACCTCTCGCGCATGCTCCGGCAACAGTGATCAAGGTCCACGGGGACTATCTCGATCTCGGTTCCCGAAACACTCCGGCCGAGCTCGACCAGTACCCAGAGGAATGGGTGACGCTGCTCGCTCGGGTCTTCGATGAATACGGCCTGGTCGTCTCGGGGTGGTCAGCCGAATGGGACACCGCGCTGGTCCGGCTGATCGAGTCCACACCCAACCGTCGATATCCCTTGTACTGGGATGCACGAAGCGGAAAGGGCGCCAACGCTCAGAAGCTGATCGCAGCACGTTCGGGCCAGATCATTCCGGCTGCGGGAGCTGACGAGTTGTTCAACGAGCTGTCATCCGCGCTTGAAGCACTGGACCGCCTCGCCGAGCCCCCGCTCACGACCGCGATGGCGGTGACGCGCTTGAAGCGGTACCTGCCCGATCCTGTCCGCCGCATCGACCTGCACGACCTGGTGATGGAAGCAACCGACAAGGTCGGGGAGGGCGTGAAGAACCAACCGCTCTCCATCGACGGACTCGACGCCGCAATCCTCCAAGAAGTGCTTGAAGCACATCGGGAACAGTCCCGGCAACTATGTGCTCTGCTTGTGGCCGGCGTCTGGCACGACCTGGACGGAGCCCATGACCGGCTCTGGATGGACGTCCTTGAACGCCTGATCGAAGCTGGTACGACACGCCGTCTGGGAGTCCCCGTCCAGCAAGTGCTCGAACAGGCTCGGCTTTACTCCGCGCTGCTCGTTCACACTGCGGTCGGTGTCGCTGCGACGCGGCGAGGACGAGACCCTCTCCTGATCAAGCTCGCTACCGAGGTCATGGGCACCGTCGATATGGGAACGAGGATTCGGCTACCTGCCTGCCAGATCATCCACCCCTACCGCGTCCTCGACAAGGAGTCGGTGAACGCTCTGCCCAGGTGGAACGGCGGCAGTGGCTGGACGTATCCATTGAGCCACCTGCTCAAAGCCGACGTCCGCGCGATCTTCGAAGACCTGATCCCCGAGGCCTCTGACTATGAGGACACGTTCCACGGCTACGAGTACCGGATGAGCCTGCTTCATGAAAACACGAACGCCACCTACTCAGGCGTCTACCACGCGATGCCGGGTGAGTACGTGGGCGAACGAGCCTGGTCATGGGACGACCGGAACGTGCCGCTCGCCGAGATCGCGTTCCGTGACGCTGGGCAGCGCAACTCGGACTGGCCGTGGGTGCGCCTGCTTGGAGGAGAGGCCGGCTACGACCAAGCACTGATCGATCACCGCGGCGTGCTTGAGAACTTCAAATACCACAACATGCGTTGA
- a CDS encoding TrlF family AAA-like ATPase codes for MGRLDGERARGTAWRIWDLHVHTPASIIQGYGGDSDEVWSRFIDELENLPEDISIIGINDYWFLDGFRHVLQAQRDGRLKNLEAIFPVVEMRLDQFGGTEGKLSRVNLHVIFDPELDPDVIQAQFLNALQPKLKLSPQHESLGWQGVITAESLADLGRRIKETVPAEELAKYDSDLREGFNNLNVSLGDVQGVLSGPYFKGKALLAVGKTEWADIKWADQSIAAKKNVINSADLIFTAYEDTARWKADVEFLRASKVKDRLLDCSDAHHFSDSEQNMRLGACQTWMNTTPTLAGLAYALEEFDRRVHVGLEPPALARIRKNPERFISKIEVRSDKKDYRFFDYEIPLNTGFVAVVGNKGQGKSALLDCIALAGNSSRNREFAFLTSTRFLSSTSLKVAKEYYSELEWATGARRRAQLPDEHDRSAPVSVEYLPQAFVERVCNIDPASGDADEFERELRTVLFTHIRDEDRAGKKTFDALLAQKTRVSQDMIDRLRDDLRPVVGSYAALAAFRAENRLHEVEGRLTLKEAEVAAAEAALQGETDTLAAIDSASRDDGELTVLKQRSEEIESTRTELLSRQTENEQRRAQARQSLSGMETIAQKADALRADAADLNAQAEAILRDSGDPYISVTINRARYEGWRATLDTSLTTWRAEHDDLVRDIEAQEEARRQNAEALAAADSARERARQRVLQSEERVAALVGDENDDESLNGLKALRTRITEAPAEMDRLREQIIEHAGRIHAALIAQLDAVESLYAPASEFISQAEVVKNAGLEFNAELRMLPSWRSIPTGLDGRRNGDFSDWLADLPQRIEDTSWEQLSAQLREAVIRLEHERGEPDDPFRNPASALRSTTTLDEFLMSMLDLSWLEVRFGLTGDGLPLSQLSPGQRGLVLALFYLVVDRRTTPLLLDQPEENLDNETIASKLVPAIHEAAGRRQTIVVTHNANLAVVGDADQIIHCQLQDQKFRVSSGSIAELDVAQFALNVLEGTKPAFDNRRHKYEAFPELV; via the coding sequence ATGGGAAGGCTGGACGGGGAGCGAGCCCGTGGAACGGCATGGCGCATCTGGGATCTGCATGTTCACACGCCTGCTTCGATCATCCAAGGGTACGGCGGCGACTCTGACGAGGTCTGGTCACGGTTCATAGACGAACTGGAGAACCTGCCCGAAGACATCAGCATCATCGGAATCAACGACTATTGGTTCCTCGACGGTTTCAGACATGTCCTCCAAGCCCAGCGCGATGGACGACTGAAGAACCTAGAGGCGATCTTCCCGGTCGTAGAGATGCGACTGGATCAGTTCGGCGGCACCGAGGGAAAGCTCTCCCGGGTCAATCTCCATGTCATTTTCGACCCGGAACTCGACCCGGATGTGATCCAAGCACAGTTCTTGAACGCGCTTCAGCCCAAACTAAAGCTCTCACCTCAGCACGAATCATTGGGATGGCAGGGCGTCATCACAGCGGAGTCGCTAGCTGACCTTGGGCGCAGAATCAAAGAGACTGTCCCTGCCGAGGAGCTCGCCAAGTATGACTCCGATCTGCGCGAAGGCTTCAACAACCTCAACGTCTCTCTAGGAGATGTTCAGGGCGTGCTGTCCGGGCCGTACTTCAAGGGGAAGGCGCTACTTGCTGTCGGCAAGACGGAATGGGCTGACATCAAATGGGCAGATCAGTCCATCGCCGCCAAGAAGAACGTAATCAACTCCGCGGACCTGATCTTTACAGCGTATGAAGACACGGCTCGCTGGAAGGCTGATGTCGAGTTCCTGCGCGCGAGCAAGGTCAAGGATCGTCTACTGGACTGTAGCGATGCCCACCACTTCTCGGATTCTGAGCAGAACATGCGGCTCGGTGCATGCCAGACCTGGATGAACACGACCCCGACCCTCGCCGGGCTCGCGTACGCACTCGAAGAGTTCGACCGCCGAGTTCATGTCGGGCTGGAGCCTCCTGCCCTCGCGCGGATCCGCAAGAACCCTGAGCGATTCATCTCGAAGATCGAAGTGCGCTCAGACAAAAAGGACTACAGATTCTTCGACTACGAGATTCCGCTCAACACTGGGTTTGTAGCCGTGGTCGGAAACAAGGGTCAAGGCAAGTCCGCGCTACTCGACTGCATAGCGCTCGCCGGCAACTCGTCGCGCAACAGAGAGTTCGCCTTCCTGACTTCGACGCGATTCCTCAGCTCCACAAGTCTGAAGGTCGCTAAGGAGTACTACTCAGAGCTTGAATGGGCAACCGGCGCGAGGCGCCGTGCTCAACTTCCCGATGAGCACGACAGGTCCGCGCCCGTGTCCGTCGAGTACCTGCCCCAGGCATTCGTTGAACGTGTCTGCAACATCGACCCCGCCAGTGGAGACGCAGACGAGTTCGAGCGCGAGCTACGGACCGTCCTTTTCACCCACATCCGAGACGAGGATCGCGCGGGGAAGAAGACGTTCGACGCGCTCCTCGCACAGAAGACCCGTGTCTCACAGGACATGATCGACCGCTTGCGAGACGACCTGCGGCCCGTCGTGGGCTCCTACGCGGCGCTCGCGGCGTTCCGAGCAGAGAACCGGCTGCACGAAGTCGAAGGACGGCTCACCCTGAAGGAAGCCGAAGTGGCCGCCGCTGAAGCAGCGCTCCAAGGAGAGACGGACACGCTCGCAGCGATCGACTCCGCCAGCCGTGATGATGGTGAACTCACGGTCCTGAAACAGCGCTCCGAGGAGATCGAGTCGACGCGAACCGAGCTCCTGAGTAGGCAAACGGAGAACGAACAGCGTCGTGCGCAAGCTCGTCAGTCTCTGTCCGGCATGGAGACGATCGCACAGAAGGCCGATGCCCTCCGAGCGGATGCTGCGGACCTCAACGCTCAGGCTGAGGCGATTCTGCGCGACAGCGGTGATCCGTACATCTCAGTGACGATCAATCGTGCCCGCTACGAAGGCTGGCGCGCGACTCTCGATACAAGCCTTACAACATGGAGGGCCGAGCACGACGATCTGGTTCGCGACATCGAGGCGCAAGAGGAAGCACGGCGGCAAAACGCTGAAGCGCTCGCCGCTGCCGACAGTGCCCGCGAGCGCGCCCGCCAACGTGTTCTCCAGTCAGAGGAACGCGTGGCAGCGCTGGTCGGAGATGAGAACGACGACGAGTCACTGAATGGCCTCAAGGCGCTACGCACGCGTATCACCGAAGCCCCGGCAGAGATGGATCGTCTACGAGAACAGATCATCGAACACGCCGGTCGCATACACGCAGCCCTCATCGCCCAGCTTGACGCTGTGGAGAGCCTGTACGCACCGGCTTCCGAGTTCATTTCGCAGGCTGAAGTCGTAAAGAACGCCGGCCTTGAGTTCAACGCCGAGCTTCGGATGCTGCCCTCGTGGCGCAGCATTCCTACCGGACTTGATGGGCGCCGAAACGGTGACTTCTCCGACTGGCTCGCCGACCTTCCGCAGCGCATCGAAGACACCAGCTGGGAACAACTCTCCGCACAACTCAGAGAAGCGGTCATCCGGCTAGAGCACGAACGAGGTGAACCGGACGATCCGTTCAGGAACCCCGCAAGCGCTTTGCGCAGCACCACCACGCTGGATGAGTTCTTGATGAGCATGCTCGACCTGTCGTGGCTAGAAGTCCGCTTCGGACTCACAGGGGACGGTCTTCCGCTATCGCAACTGTCGCCCGGACAACGTGGACTCGTGCTTGCCCTGTTCTACCTCGTCGTTGACCGCCGGACCACGCCTCTCCTACTCGACCAGCCGGAAGAGAACCTCGACAACGAGACCATCGCGTCCAAGCTCGTGCCAGCGATCCATGAGGCTGCTGGCCGGCGACAAACCATCGTCGTTACTCACAACGCAAACCTCGCCGTCGTCGGTGACGCCGATCAGATCATCCACTGCCAACTGCAAGATCAGAAGTTCAGAGTCAGTAGCGGCAGCATCGCTGAGCTCGACGTCGCGCAGTTCGCGTTGAACGTCCTGGAAGGCACCAAGCCGGCGTTCGACAACCGGCGCCACAAGTACGAAGCCTTCCCAGAGCTTGTATGA
- a CDS encoding sulfate permease encodes MIRLLWAASVRTRCYLRRYMPTNIAVDAIRTRRGLKWGVPAMLLAAPYVLAASICTNLIAGGAPGWLNLLVLLFIWNAIKFIIMGPISLVLLIRARLQETVAQRRACADQATRDELTVADEPMSGVPR; translated from the coding sequence ATGATCCGACTGCTCTGGGCCGCCAGCGTCCGCACCCGCTGCTACCTGCGGCGCTACATGCCCACCAACATCGCGGTCGACGCGATCCGAACCCGCCGCGGTCTCAAGTGGGGCGTGCCCGCCATGCTGCTTGCCGCGCCCTACGTGCTGGCCGCGAGCATTTGCACCAACCTGATCGCGGGCGGCGCCCCCGGTTGGCTGAACCTCCTCGTGCTGCTGTTCATCTGGAACGCGATCAAGTTCATCATCATGGGACCGATCAGCCTCGTGCTCCTGATCCGTGCCCGTCTCCAAGAGACCGTCGCACAGCGTCGCGCCTGCGCCGATCAGGCGACCCGTGACGAGTTAACCGTTGCAGACGAGCCGATGAGCGGTGTGCCTCGATGA